One genomic region from Anopheles bellator chromosome 2, idAnoBellAS_SP24_06.2, whole genome shotgun sequence encodes:
- the LOC131210232 gene encoding ruvB-like helicase 2, producing the protein MADLDKIEIRDVTRIERIGAHSHIRGLGLDDVLEARAVSQGMVGQKEARRAAGIVVQMVREGKIAGRCILLAGEPSTGKTAIAVGMAQALGNETPFTSMSGSEIYSLEMNKTEALSQALRKSIGLRIKEETEIIEGEVVEIQIDRPATGTGQKVGKVTMKTTDMETNYDLGNKIIECFIKEKIQAGDIITIDKASGKVSKLGRSFTRARDYDATGTQTRFVQCPEGELQKRKEVVHTVSLHEIDVINSRTHGFLALFAGDTGEIKQEVRDQINSKVIEWREEGKAEINPGVLFIDECHMLDIECFSFLNRALESDMAPVVVMATNRGITKIRGTHYRSPHGIPIDLLDRMIIIRTIPYTEKEIKEILKIRCEEEDCQISSDALMVLGRIATETSLRYAIQSITTANLVSKRRKGAEITVEDIRKVYSLFLDEKRSSKILKEYQDEYLFYDDSLPRTGADGEQTQPAQQQQPMEVEGN; encoded by the coding sequence ATGGCCGATCTGGATAAGATCGAAATTCGCGACGTAACGCGCATAGAACGTATCGGCGCCCATTCGCACATTCGTGGCCTCGGCTTAGACGATGTACTGGAGGCTCGCGCTGTCTCGCAGGGCATGGTGGGCCAAAAGGAGGCACGTCGTGCTGCGGGTATCGTTGTTCAGATGGTACGGGAAGGAAAGATTGCTGGCCGTTGCATCCTGTTGGCCGGCGAACCCAGTACCGGCAAGACGGCTATTGCGGTCGGTATGGCACAGGCGCTTGGCAACGAAACTCCCTTCACCAGCATGTCCGGTTCAGAGATCTACTCGCTGGAGATGAACAAAACCGAAGCTCTGTCGCAGGCGCTACGCAAGAGCATCGGATTGCGTATCAAGGAGGAAACGGAAATCATCGAAGGTGAAGTGGTGGAGATACAgatcgaccggccggcgacaGGCACCGGGCAGAAGGTGGGCAAAGTGACGATGAAAACAACCGACATGGAAACGAACTATGATCTCGGCAACAAGATCATCGAATGTTTCATCAAGGAAAAGATCCAGGCCGGTGACATTATCACCATCGATAAAGCTTCAGGGAAGGTTTCAAAACTGGGACGTAGTTTCACACGCGCCCGGGATTATGATGCGACCGGAACGCAAACCCGCTTTGTGCAGTGTCCGGAAGGTGAACTGCAGAAACGTAAGGAAGTTGTGCACACGGTGTCGTTGCACGAAATCGATGTTATCAACAGCCGTACGCATGGCTTTCTGGCGCTTTTCGCGGGAGACACAGGTGAAATCAAACAGGAGGTACGGGACCAGATCAACAGCAAAGTAATCGAGTGGCGCGAGGAAGGCAAAGCTGAAATCAACCCGGGCGTCCTGTTTATCGATGAATGTCACATGCTCGATATCGAGTGTTTCTCTTTCTTGAACCGTGCTCTGGAGAGCGATATGGCTCCCGTCGTGGTGATGGCTACGAATCGGGGTATTACAAAGATCCGAGGAACTCACTACCGCAGTCCACACGGCATTCCGATCGACCTGCTCGACCGTATGATCATTATTCGTACAATACCGTACACCGAGAAGGAAATCAAGGAGATTCTGAAGATTCGTTGTGAGGAGGAGGACTGCCAGATCAGTAGCGATGCACTGATGGTGCTGGGCAGGATTGCGACCGAAACCAGCCTGCGGTATGCAATTCAATCGATAACGACCGCTAACTTGGTGAGCAAACGGAGAAAGGGGGCGGAAATAACGGTCGAAGACATTCGCAAGGTTTATTCGCTGTTTCTGGATGAGAAGCGCTCGAGCAAGATACTGAAAGAGTACCAGGATGAGTATCTTTTCTATGACGATAGTCTCCCGCGAACAGGGGCTGACGGTGAACAAACGCAgccagcgcagcagcaacaaccgatGGAAGTGGAGGGAAACTAA
- the LOC131209578 gene encoding GILT-like protein C02D5.2 has translation MFQKRQLRFIYLVILIVVIVLIYKSFTSPHRSSSDEEHGHGPNVRVEQTSDETALKPSDAPIYVMVFYEALCPDSKYFVVRQLQPAFQRAPSLMEIQFIPYGKATTTTKQDGSLAFDCQHGPIECEANIIHACVVEAVHDAKTRLDMVACMIRDNIIPRESFQRCAKEHGVEIESIQKCYDSPHGAELLKLHGEATHALRPQVSFIPTITLDGSQGNQKTILKDLFGSVCQVAAGRGPLPDVCK, from the exons atgttccAAAAACGGCAGCTTCGTTTTATCTATCTCGTCATACTCATCGTTGTAATCGTGTTGATTTACAAAAGTTTTACCAGTCCGcatcggtcgtcgtcggatgaggaacacggccacgggccgAACGTCAGAGTGGAGCAAACGTCCGACGAAACGGCTTTAAAGCCGTCCGATGCTCCGATTTACGTGATGGTGTTCTATGAGGCATTGTGCCCCGACTCGAAGTACTTTGTGGTGCGCCAGCTTCAGCCCGCCTTCCAGCGGGCCCCTTCGCTAATGGAAATTCAGTTCATTCCGTACGGCAAGGCGACG ACCACCACTAAACAGGACGGATCGTTGGCGTTCGATTGTCAGCACGGACCGATCGAGTGTGAAGCAAACATAATCCACGCGTGCGTCGTCGAAGCAGTGCACGACGCGAAAACGCGGCTAGACATGGTCGCCTGCATGATCCGCGATAACATTATTCCACGGGAGTCCTTCCAACGATGCGCCAAAGAGCACGGTGTAGAGATCGAATCGATACAAAAGTGCTACGACAGTCCGCATGGTGCCGAATTGCTAAAGTTGCACGGCGAGGCGACACACGCACTGCGACCACAGGTTAGCTTCATACCGACGATCACGCTGGATGGATCGCAGGGCAATCAGAAGACGATTCTGAAGGATCTGTTCGGCTCCGTGTGCCAGGTGGCTGCCGGCCGAGGGCCGCTGCCGGATGTGTGCAAATGA
- the LOC131211531 gene encoding endoplasmic reticulum transmembrane helix translocase produces MGYETQGMVAKGRGTLDDLVQYVSIHIPLPVVLSGSVMPFMLFYALWLYFWVFGADEYRDAGLPVLACIGFTQILVCLCCFWSVHVQTFVNCRKTKVPCRGSIAKVIPTENNGTSELVRIHQQNASGVDGSAEKGNAEAEPMYWFMFQKTKYIWDSDKAQFRSVEFPIHRTYEEYYESKGHLEETDVALAQSTYGDNEMEMVVPEFFELFKERATAPFFVFQIFSVLLWCLDEYMYYSLFTLCMLVVFECVLVQQQLRNLSEIRKMGNKPYLVNVFRQRRWRPINSAKLVPGDLVAVTRSQDENLVPCDLLLIRGSCIVDESMLTGESVPQMKESLENNTDEHNKVLDVESDGKLHVLFRGTKVVQHSAPSKGAMRSPDNGCIGYVLRTGFNTSQGKLLRTILFGVKRVTENNLETFAFILFLLVFAIAAATYVWIKGTADPERNRYKLFLECTLILTAIIPPDLPIELSLAVNTSLLQLAKVFVYCTEPFRMPFAGKVQICCFDKTGTLTSDNLQVEGVAGLRADTSIVPIGEIPEQPVHVLASCHSLVQLDEGLVGDPLEKATLTAIDWNLTKGDTVVPRRSKFKALRIYHRFHFSSSLKRMSVLAGYLVPYSNETCYIGAVKGAPEVVVKMLRTVPEHYERTYLEYSRRGARVLALGYKAFGPLDNNTVRELKRDDVERDLEFAGFLIISCPLKPDSKSAIKEIIQASHKVMMITGDNPLTACHVAKELRFSRRTIVVLTPPDAASGTEDADWHWESVSRELSIPLDASTVKKLYREYDFCITGEGLQYLDRERHSFLHQIMPYVTVFARFAPKQKEYVITTLKKLGYYTLMCGDGTNDVGALKHAHVGVSLLSHLPSRAERKQQREQQEEKEEKKKALKGAAAAGPNAAAADEVNRRQLTPRERALLRARENQERLQKALKEMDEEQVQIVKLGDASIAAPFTSRLTSINCVCHIIKQGRCTLVTTLQMFKILALNALISAYCQSVLYIDGVKHSDMQLTLHGLLTAACFLFITRSKPLKVLSKQAPLPNIFNLYSVSTILAQFAVHFAALIYMVHEANLRLPPREGKVKLNVDLAPDEKQEFEPNIVNSTVYIIGIAMQIATVAVNYKGHPFMESLRENRLLSYAICSSSVMVLCLAMGVLPELLATFDVIDFEADFRRILVTVLIADMLLAYLVDRICSFLFGETRRKSDIIT; encoded by the exons ATGGGATACGAGACGCAGGGGATGGTTGCGAAGGGTCGAGGCACTCTCGACGACCTCGTCCAGTACGTGTCCATCCACAtcccgttgccggtggtgctgaGCGGTTCCGTAATGCCGTTCATGCTGTTCTACGCGCTGTGGCTGTACTTCTGGGTGTTTGGTGCCGATGAATATCGGGACGCCGGTCTTCCGGTACTGGCCTGCATCGGCTTCACGCAGATCCTAGTGTGCCTGTGTTGCTTCTGGAGCGTTCACGTGCAAACGTTCGTCAACTGCCGTAAGACGAAGGTCCCGTGCCGGGGCTCGATTGCCAAAGTGATTCCGACCGAGAACAACGGAACATCGGAGCTGGTGCGCATTCACCAGCAGAATGCGTCCGGTGTCGACGGAAGCGCTGAAAAGGGGAACGCAGAAGCAGAACCGATGTACTGGTTCATGTTTCAGAAAACGAAATACATCTGGGACTCGGATAAGGCCCAGTTTCGCAGTGTCGAGTTCCCGATCCATCGCACGTACGAGGAGTACTACGAGTCGAAGGGGCACCTGGAAGAAACGGATGTGGCGTTAGCGCAGAGCACTTACGGAGACAACGAGATGGAAATGGTGGTGCCTGAGTTTTTCGAGCTCTTCAAGGAACGCGCCACGGCACCGTTTTTCGTCTTTCAGATATTCTCGGTGCTGCTCTGGTGTTTGGACGAGTACATGTACTATTCCCTTTTCACACTCTGTATGCTGGTCGTTTTCGAGTGCGTACTggttcagcagcagctccgtAACTTGTCGGAGATCCGGAAGATGGGCAACAAGCCGTACCTTGTGAATGTGTTTCGGCAGCGACGATGGAGACCAATTAACTCGGCCAAGCTCGTACCGGGCGATCTAGTGGCCGTAACACGGTCGCAGGACGAAAATCTGGTCCCGTGCGATCTGCTTCTGATCCGTGGATCGTGCATTGTCGATGAAAGCATGCTGACCGGCGAATCCGTGCCACAGATGAAGGAATCGCTCGAAAACAACACGGACGAGCACAATAAGGTGCTCGACGTCGAATCGGACGGGAAGTTACACGTCCTGTTTCGGGGCACTAAAGTTGTGCAACATTCCGCACCCAGCAAGGGGGCGATGCGCTCGCCGGACAATGGGTGCATCGGGTACGTTCTGCGGACTGGATTCAACACCTCGCAGGGCAAGCTACTGCGAACGATCCTGTTCGGTGTGAAGCGCGTCACCGAGAACAACCTGGAAACGTTCGCATTCATCCTTTTTCTCTTGGTGTTTGCGATCGCAGCTGCCACGTACGTGTGGATCAAGGGAACAGCAgacccggaacggaatcgCTACAAACTATTCCTCGAGTGTACGCTCATCCTAACGGCAATCATTCCGCCTGATCTGCCCATCGAACTGTCGTTGGCTGTCAATACGTCGCTACTACAACTCGCCAAAGTGTTCGTGTACTGTACGGAACCGTTCCGTATGCCGTTCGCCGGAAAAGTGCAAATCTGCTGCTTCGATAAGACGGGCACCCTGACAAGTGATAATCTGCAGGTCGAAGGTGTGGCCGGATTGCGAGCAGACACGTCGATCGTACCGATCGGAGAGATCCCGGAGCAGCCGGTACACGTGCTGGCTTCGTGTCATTCACTGGTGCAGCTAGACGAGGGGCTTGTCGGTGATCCGCTGGAAAAAGCCACCCTTACGGCGATCGACTGGAACCTTACGAAAGGCGACACGGTGGTGCCGAGGCGGTCGAAATTCAAAGCTCTACGTATCTACCATCGATTCCACTTTTCGTCGTCCCTCAAACGGATGTCCGTGCTGGCCGGCTATCTGGTGCCGTACTCTAACGAAACATGCTACATTGGCGCAGTCAAGggagcaccggaagtggtcgtTAAAATGCTGCGCACCGTACCGGAGCACTACGAGCGTACCTACCTCGAATATTCACGTCGCGGCGCACGTGTCCTCGCACTGGGCTACAAAGCGTTCGGTCCGCTCGACAACAATACGGTGCGCGAACTGAAGCGCGACGACGTGGAGCGGGACCTGGAGTTTGCCGGGTTCCTCATCATTTCGTGTCCGCTGAAACCAGACTCAAAATCCGCCATTAAGGAGATCATTCAGGCCTCGCACAaggtgatgatgatcacgGGTGACAATCCGCTGACGGCGTGTCATGTTGCAAAGGAGCTCCGCTTCAGTCGGCGCACGATCGTCGTCCTAACACCGCCGGATGCTGCCAGCGGAACCGAGGACGCTGACTGGCACTGGGAATCGGTCAGTCGGGAGCTAAGCATTCCGCTCGATGCGAGCACCGTCAAGAAGCTATACCGAGAATATGATTTCTGTATCACCGGTGAAGGATTGCAGTATCTGGATCGGGAACGGCATTCCTTCCTTCACCAGATAATGCCGTATGTGACCGTTTTTGCGCGATTCGCTCCAAAGCAGAAAGAGTACGTCATCACGACACTTAAGAAGCTGGGTTACTACACCCTAATGTGCGGTGACGGAACGAACGACGTGGGAGCGTTGAAACACGCGCACGTTGGCGTTTCGCTGCTCAGCCATTTACCGTCACGTGCCGAACGGAAACAGCAAAGGGAACAGCAggaagagaaggaagaaaaaaagaaagcgcTCAAAGGTGCCGCGGCTGCTGGGCCAAACGCAGCGGCAGCTGACGAAGTGAACCGTCGGCAGTTGACTCCACGCGAAAGGGCACTCCTGAGGGCCAGAGAGAACCAGGAGAGACTGCAAAAAGCCCTGAAAGAAATGGACGAAGAACAAGTGCAGATTGTGAAGCTGGGTGATGCGAGCATCGCCGCTCCTTTCACCAGTCGTCTTACGTCTATCAACTGTG TTTGTCACATAATCAAACAAGGGCGATGCACGCTGGTGACCACACTGCAGATGTTCAAAATCCTTGCCCTCAACGCACTGATCTCCGCCTACTGCCAGTCGGTGCTGTACATCGACGGCGTGAAGCATAGCGATATGCAGCTGACACTGCACGGCCTGTTAACCGCAGCCTGCTTTCTGTTCATAACGCGTTCCAAGCCACTGAAGGTGTTATCGAAGCAGGCGCCACTGCCAAACATCTTCAATCTATACTCTGTGAGCACAATCTTGGCACAGTTTGCGGTCCACTTTGCGGCCCTCATTTACATGGTGCACGAAGCCAATCTGCGTTTGCCCCCAAG GGAAGGGAAAGTAAAACTGAACGTCGATCTGGCTCCAGATGAGAAGCAAGAGTTTGAACCGAACATCGTGAACAGCACGGTTTACATTATCGGTATCGCGATGCAGATTGCAACGGTGGCCGTAAACTACAAGGGTCACCCGTTCATGGAGAGCCTACGGGAAAACCGATTGCTCTCGTACGCGATCTGCAGCTCGAGCGTGATGGTCCTGTGTCTGGCAATGGGCGTTTTGCCCGAACTGCTAGCCACCTTCGATGTCATCGACTTCGAAGCGGAT TTTCGTCGAATTCTTGTCACCGTACTGATAGCGGACATGCTGCTGGCCTACCTAGTCGATCGCATCTGTTCGTTTCTCTTCGGCGAAACGCGTCGAAAGTCGGACATCATTACTTAA
- the LOC131211532 gene encoding mitochondrial-processing peptidase subunit alpha isoform X2 has product MSLPYNLRALTKRLLFNRCTRWQRSFTGEVGGRASNLNGSTVNVPSKEIVTPLPPLSQSMPDLPPVQYARPGDQKNVTQVTRLSNGLRVASENRFGQFCTVGVVIDSGPRYELAYPSGISHFLEKLAFQSTGDYSERDVIFRELERHGGICDCQSSRDTFVYAASADSRGLESVTRILSEVVLRPRLSVEEIELARQAVQFDLETLGMRPEQEPIVMDMVHAAAYRDNTLGFPKLCPVDNVPKIDRNTLLSYLGHHHTPDRMVLAGVGVPHDELVRLAERFFLEGSATWEVESKPASAHPKTVDKSVAQYTGGSKLEECAIPVYAAVGLPELAHVVIGLRGCSHQDKDFIAICVLNMMMGGGGSFSAGGPGKGMYTRLYTNVLNRYHWMYSATAYNHAYADTGLFCIHATAPPTHVRNLVEVITRELYTMQSRPGDQELRRAKTQLQSMLLMNLEARPVVFEDIGRQVLATGERRRPEHFIEAIEKITAEDVQNVARKMLSTAPALAARGEIKGIPDVKDIHAALANEGRLPGNRRLTLFR; this is encoded by the exons ATGTCGTTACCATACAATCTCCGAGCGCTGACAAAGCGCCTTCTCTTCAACAGATG CACCCGGTGGCAGCGATCATTCACTGGCGAAGTTGGTGGACGCGCCAGCAATTTGAACGGTTCTACGGTAAATGTTCCGTCGAAAGAGATAGTAACTCCACTGCCGCCACTGTCACAGTCGATGCCGGACCTCCCGCCGGTACAATACGCCCGGCCTGGGGATCAAAAGAACGTGACACAAGTGACGCGCCTCAGCAATGGGTTGCGCGTTGCGTCGGAAAATCGCTTCGGACAGTTTTGCACCGTCGGAGTAGTGATCGATTCCGGGCCGCGATACGAGCTCGCATACCCGAGCGGCATATCCCATTTTCTGGAAAAACTCGCCTTTCAGTCTACCGGCGACTACAGCGAGCGAGATGTGATTTTCCGTGAACTTGAACGACACGGCGGTATCTGCGATTGCCAAAGTTCCCGGGACACGTTCGTCTACGCAGCCAGTGCCGATAGCCGGGGATTAGAATCGGTCACACGCATCCTGTCGGAGGTAGTGCTAAGACCGCGACTATCGGTGGAGGAAATTGAACTCGCCCGGCAAGCGGTACAATTCGACCTGGAAACGCTGGGCATGCGACCCGAACAGGAACCGATTGTGATGGACATGGTGCATGCGGCTGCGTACCGTGACAACACGCTCGGTTTCCCGAAGCTCTGTCCGGTAGATAATGTGCCAAAGATTGATCGCAACACGCTTCTGTCGTACCTGGGGCATCATCATACTCCCGACCGGATGGTTTTGGCTGGCGTTGGTGTTCCACACGATGAACTGGTCCGGCTGGCGGAGCGATTCTTTTTGGAGGGATCGGCCACGTGGGAAGTGGAATCAAAACCCGCGTCCGCGCATCCGAAAACTGTTGATAAATCAGTCGCCCAGTACACTGGAGGATCGAAACTGGAAGAATGTGCCATTCCGGTGTACGCAGCCGTAGGATTGCCGGAGTTGGCACATGTCGTAATCGGGCTTCGTGGCTGCTCGCACCAGGATAAAGATTTCATTGCCATCTGCGTGCTGAACATGATGATGGGTGGCGGAGGGTCATTTTCGGCCGGCGGCCCTGGCAAGGGCATGTACACGCGGCTTTACACGAACGTCCTCAACCGGTACCATTGGATGTACAGTGCAACGGCATACAACCATGCCTATGCAGACACGGGCCTCTTTTGCATCCACGCCACGGCGCCACCGACTCACGTGCGCAATCTTGTCGAAGTGATCACGCGTGAACTGTACACAATGCAATCGCGACCCGGCGATCAGGAGCTGCGTCGTGCCAAGACACAACTGCAatcgatgctgctgatgaacCTCGAGGCGCGCCCCGTTGTGTTTGAGGATATCGGACGGCAAGTGTTGGCGACgggcgaacggcggcgaccggAACACTTCATTGAGGCAATTG AAAAAATTACTGCCGAAGACGTGCAGAACGTGGCCCGTAAGATGCTCTCCACAGCACCGGCGCTTGCCGCTCGCGGTGAAATTAAAGGCATTCCGGATGTGAAGGATATTCATGCAGCTCTCGCTAACGAAGGTCGATTACCGGGAAATCGGCGGTTGACGCTCTTTCGATAG
- the LOC131211532 gene encoding mitochondrial-processing peptidase subunit alpha isoform X1 yields MSLPYNLRALTKRLLFNRCTSTRWQRSFTGEVGGRASNLNGSTVNVPSKEIVTPLPPLSQSMPDLPPVQYARPGDQKNVTQVTRLSNGLRVASENRFGQFCTVGVVIDSGPRYELAYPSGISHFLEKLAFQSTGDYSERDVIFRELERHGGICDCQSSRDTFVYAASADSRGLESVTRILSEVVLRPRLSVEEIELARQAVQFDLETLGMRPEQEPIVMDMVHAAAYRDNTLGFPKLCPVDNVPKIDRNTLLSYLGHHHTPDRMVLAGVGVPHDELVRLAERFFLEGSATWEVESKPASAHPKTVDKSVAQYTGGSKLEECAIPVYAAVGLPELAHVVIGLRGCSHQDKDFIAICVLNMMMGGGGSFSAGGPGKGMYTRLYTNVLNRYHWMYSATAYNHAYADTGLFCIHATAPPTHVRNLVEVITRELYTMQSRPGDQELRRAKTQLQSMLLMNLEARPVVFEDIGRQVLATGERRRPEHFIEAIEKITAEDVQNVARKMLSTAPALAARGEIKGIPDVKDIHAALANEGRLPGNRRLTLFR; encoded by the exons ATGTCGTTACCATACAATCTCCGAGCGCTGACAAAGCGCCTTCTCTTCAACAGATG CACGAGCACCCGGTGGCAGCGATCATTCACTGGCGAAGTTGGTGGACGCGCCAGCAATTTGAACGGTTCTACGGTAAATGTTCCGTCGAAAGAGATAGTAACTCCACTGCCGCCACTGTCACAGTCGATGCCGGACCTCCCGCCGGTACAATACGCCCGGCCTGGGGATCAAAAGAACGTGACACAAGTGACGCGCCTCAGCAATGGGTTGCGCGTTGCGTCGGAAAATCGCTTCGGACAGTTTTGCACCGTCGGAGTAGTGATCGATTCCGGGCCGCGATACGAGCTCGCATACCCGAGCGGCATATCCCATTTTCTGGAAAAACTCGCCTTTCAGTCTACCGGCGACTACAGCGAGCGAGATGTGATTTTCCGTGAACTTGAACGACACGGCGGTATCTGCGATTGCCAAAGTTCCCGGGACACGTTCGTCTACGCAGCCAGTGCCGATAGCCGGGGATTAGAATCGGTCACACGCATCCTGTCGGAGGTAGTGCTAAGACCGCGACTATCGGTGGAGGAAATTGAACTCGCCCGGCAAGCGGTACAATTCGACCTGGAAACGCTGGGCATGCGACCCGAACAGGAACCGATTGTGATGGACATGGTGCATGCGGCTGCGTACCGTGACAACACGCTCGGTTTCCCGAAGCTCTGTCCGGTAGATAATGTGCCAAAGATTGATCGCAACACGCTTCTGTCGTACCTGGGGCATCATCATACTCCCGACCGGATGGTTTTGGCTGGCGTTGGTGTTCCACACGATGAACTGGTCCGGCTGGCGGAGCGATTCTTTTTGGAGGGATCGGCCACGTGGGAAGTGGAATCAAAACCCGCGTCCGCGCATCCGAAAACTGTTGATAAATCAGTCGCCCAGTACACTGGAGGATCGAAACTGGAAGAATGTGCCATTCCGGTGTACGCAGCCGTAGGATTGCCGGAGTTGGCACATGTCGTAATCGGGCTTCGTGGCTGCTCGCACCAGGATAAAGATTTCATTGCCATCTGCGTGCTGAACATGATGATGGGTGGCGGAGGGTCATTTTCGGCCGGCGGCCCTGGCAAGGGCATGTACACGCGGCTTTACACGAACGTCCTCAACCGGTACCATTGGATGTACAGTGCAACGGCATACAACCATGCCTATGCAGACACGGGCCTCTTTTGCATCCACGCCACGGCGCCACCGACTCACGTGCGCAATCTTGTCGAAGTGATCACGCGTGAACTGTACACAATGCAATCGCGACCCGGCGATCAGGAGCTGCGTCGTGCCAAGACACAACTGCAatcgatgctgctgatgaacCTCGAGGCGCGCCCCGTTGTGTTTGAGGATATCGGACGGCAAGTGTTGGCGACgggcgaacggcggcgaccggAACACTTCATTGAGGCAATTG AAAAAATTACTGCCGAAGACGTGCAGAACGTGGCCCGTAAGATGCTCTCCACAGCACCGGCGCTTGCCGCTCGCGGTGAAATTAAAGGCATTCCGGATGTGAAGGATATTCATGCAGCTCTCGCTAACGAAGGTCGATTACCGGGAAATCGGCGGTTGACGCTCTTTCGATAG
- the LOC131211338 gene encoding large ribosomal subunit protein uL16, giving the protein MGRRPARCYRYCKNKPYPKSRFCRGVPDPKIRIFDLGRKKASAEDFPLCVHLVSDEYEQLSSEALEAGRICCNKYLVKFCGKDQFHIRMRVHPFHVIRINKMLSCAGADRLQTGMRGAFGKPQGTVARVHIGQPIMSVRSSDRFKAQVVEALRRAKFKFPGRQKIFISKKWGFTKYDREDYQKHSDEGRLVSDGCGVQFRNDHGPLAKWEQHQRDRFSA; this is encoded by the exons ATGGGGCGCCGTCCTGCAAGATG TTATCGCTACTGCAAAAACAAGCCGTACCCGAAATCGCGTTTCTGTCGCGGTGTGCCGGATCCTAAGATTCGCATTTTCGATCTTGGCCGCAAGAAGGCATCGGCCGAAGACTTTCCACTATGCGTGCATTTGGTGTCTGACGAGTATGAACAGCTCAGCTCGGAAGCGCTGGAAGCTGGACGCATTTGCTGCAACAAGTATCTGGTGAAGTTCTGCGGCAAGGACCAGTTCCACATTCGCATGCGTGTCCATCCGTTCCACGTGATTCGCATCAACAAGATGTTGTCCTGTGCCGGAGCTGATAG GCTTCAAACTGGAATGCGTGGTGCTTTCGGCAAGCCGCAGGGAACCGTCGCTCGTGTCCACATCGGACAGCCGATCATGTCGGTGCGCTCGAGCGATCGCTTCAAGGCGCAGGTTGTGGAGGCACTGCGTCGTGCCAAGTTCAAGTTCCCCGGTCGCCAGAAGATCTTCATCTCGAAGAAGTGGGGCTTCACCAAGTACGATCGCGAAGACTACCAGAAGCACAGTGACGAGGGTCGCCTGGTGTCCGACGGATGCGGTGTCCAATTCCGAAACGATCACGGTCCACTCGCCAAGTGGGAACAGCACCAGCGTGACCGTTTCAGCGCTTAA
- the LOC131210442 gene encoding ribonuclease H1 encodes MWLRQLVAAVPRIMPFYAVAIGRQVGIFKTWPECQAQVSGFTGARFKKFPTANAANEFIQQNKGGGSADVTKLTAQRVKRSFSTVAGDEEPLKKQSKSTILLEETPNPVCKMVKYGDHSFLQDDEGFVHVYTDGSCEGNGRPDAVAGLGVYFAEGHALNTSKPVSGRATNNCGEIQAASMAVRLARWNGIRKLVINTDSQFLINAITQWLPGWKRRNWTLASGGPVKNKTDFVELERELSSGDIVVKWNHVDAHCGILGNERADQLARKGSEMYRAQRRNQQDC; translated from the exons ATGTGGCTCCGACAGCTGGTCGCTGCAGTGCCACGGATCATGCCTTTTTATGCGGTTGCCATTGGCCGTCAGGTCGGGATTTTTAAGACATG GCCCGAATGCCAAGCGCAGGTAAGCGGCTTCACCGGTGCTCGGTTCAAGAAATTCCCGACGGCGAATGCGGCGAACGAATTTATTCAGCAAAACAAGGGTGGCGGTAGTGCAGATGTTACGAAACTTACAGCGCAGCGCGTCAAACGGAGTTTCTCAACGGTAGCCGGCGATGAAGAACCGTTGAAAAAGCAATCCAAAAGTACCATACTCCTCGAAGAAACACCAAATCCTGTGTGCAAGATGGTAAAGTACGGTGACCACAGTTTTCTGCAGGATGACGAGGGTTTCGTTCATGTCTACACTGACGGGTCCTGCGAGGGAAACGGAAGGCCAGATGCTGTGGCCGGCCTGGGAGTGTACTTTGCCGAAGGACACGCACT TAACACATCGAAACCGGTTAGTGGACGAGCGACGAACAATTGCGGCGAGATACAGGCTGCTTCGATGGCTGTCCGTTTGGCGCGCTGGAACGGAATCAGAAAACTGGTGATCAACACGGATTCGCAGTTCCTGATCAACGCGATCACGCAGTGGCTCCCGGGATGGAAGCGACGCAACTGGACGCTGGCCAGTGGGGGGCCGGTGAAAAACAAGACTGACTTTGTGGAGCTAGAGCGCGAACTAAGTTCTGGTGATATCGTGGTCAAATGGAACCACGTTGACGCGCACTGCGGTATCCTGGGCAACGAGAGAGCCGATCAGTTGGCTCGCAAGGGATCGGAAATGTATCGGGCGCAACGAAGAAACCAGCAGGATTGTTAG